AAGAGCCATGCTTCGCTTCAAGCTGGCATCTCTGTTTTGTGACAAGGAATGTACCCTTGCGTTGGGGATTATCGTTCGAAAAAGGGCTTGGAATACGTGTAGCCTTGGTCCAGGGGGCCAACCGCTCGGCCTCAGCTGCGAATCACGGTGACTTTTACACTTGATTGCAAGCTGAACGATGTGAAGAGCGAAATCAGAATCACTTGTATCGGAGAGCCAGCAAGGATAGACCCCTTCCACCTTACCAGCCACTACCCCAGGAACAACCAGAGTGCTCAGGTCGTCACACAGGTGCGGATTGCTGGCAGGCAACTGCTCAGACGCATAATGAGGGATAGATAAGGTAGCCATTACAACCCCCAAATTGGGGTAGGGTGAACCATCGTACTCCTTCTGCGAGATTCCTTCCCAGTCTGGTGTCCAAGAAGGAATCGGGTTTGGGCTACGTCGGGCGATGCGATAGTGTTCTTGGGAATAGAGGAGAAGAttgaggtccttgacctcatcaATCCACGTCGAGGCGAACTCTCTGTAGACTTGGGCAATATCCTTTGTGTAGTCCGCCTCTAGGTGGGTTTCTatgatgccaagaaggccataCACCCTATCGCGAGGGTCAGTCGCCTCGTGGTTGGCTAGTCGTGGCACCAAGGTTAGGTTCGGATATTCTGATGTAGAAACTGTATTCAGTCGTGTTTGATGAATGTCATTGAGTGAAGCATTAACGACACCTAAAAAGGATATCAGGGCTGAATACAGGGTTTGGTGGGCTTCTGTTATCGGAAGCCCGGAATCTCTGTCCATAGAGACTAGCGTTATCAATAGTTCTTGGACTGCCATGATGGATTGCCACTTTATAAGTGATGACCCGCACATGAAGAGGACATCAGTTGGCAGAACCATTTCCTGAAAGGTCCATGTACGAGTCCAGTATGGCGACTGAACCAGCGCTTTGTAGGCTTCCCAATATGCGTTGCGGCCCTCGGAAACGGCCCACAGGTGCGGATGCGCATGCATCCAGGAGCTGTAATCCAGATTTGGCAAGTTCGAGATGAAACCGAGGCCGTGTGGTGGACCAAGACTCTCGGCAAGGCTAACGGCGAGATGTGCGTCACTGAAATGCCCGAGCCAGGCGAGAGCCAGAGGAGCGGACGAGTAGATGGGCTTTAGGAGCTGGACTTGATGGTTCCGCTCTTCCATGTCCTGCTGGTTTATGCAGATGGCATCGGCCCAAAAAATGGCGGGTTTATCCCAGGAGCCCTTGGTGAGGATATCGAGAAGCAAAGCGCGGGTCTGCTTTAAGAAATCGGCGAGATTGCGAGTGACCGCTGTCGACATTCCATTGACCTTGATTGGCTCCGTGTCCGTTGGATCCCCCCAGACATAGGAGAAAGGGATGAACTGTCCTGACATGTCCCCCAGCCGATGAGGGAACAGCCGGATCTCAACTGTTGCGTTGATGTCTTCCGACGGGAGGATCTCAAAGAGGCGAATTTCTCGGGTGTCTTTATCGAGGGGCTTGTAAATATCTGGCGGAAGCTCTTTCGAGCTGGACGATTCGGCCATCGCGAGTGAGCGATTCCGAGTGTTGAGTGAGTTTTAAAAGATGAGCGCAGAGGCAGTATGTGTCCGATGTAGAAGCACGGAGAAAATGAGAAAGAAGGCGAACGGGGGCCCGAGTCTCTGCCGCCGCCTTACGGGCTATTCATAGGTTCAGCTCCCCTGTTCCCATCTTTACTTTGGCTGTGAGGCCGCATGAGTTGGTGGGGCGCAGGCTTGAAAGCTGCGCTGTGAGAGGCCGGGATTGCAGAGAGACAACCCCCAAGGCGCATCGGGGGACTTGAAAAGAGGCAGTGCACAGCCTGATTCAAGTGGGCGCCTGGATTTTGTAATTCCAGTCGCTTTCACGATGTGGCTACGGCTTGACAAGTTGGCTTATCTATGTTGCAGAAACAAATTAAAACAATCATGTTCTTTATGCTTTAAGTAACCCAACTTCCCAGGGATATAACCTCCGTGGTTAGCTTtgccaagaccaccaagagGTGGTAAGATGACAAGGCAGTCCAAGACGGGTTTAACTACCTAGTAGAAACCATAC
This Fusarium keratoplasticum isolate Fu6.1 chromosome 6, whole genome shotgun sequence DNA region includes the following protein-coding sequences:
- a CDS encoding HET domain-containing protein, whose amino-acid sequence is MAESSSSKELPPDIYKPLDKDTREIRLFEILPSEDINATVEIRLFPHRLGDMSGQFIPFSYVWGDPTDTEPIKVNGMSTAVTRNLADFLKQTRALLLDILTKGSWDKPAIFWADAICINQQDMEERNHQVQLLKPIYSSAPLALAWLGHFSDAHLAVSLAESLGPPHGLGFISNLPNLDYSSWMHAHPHLWAVSEGRNAYWEAYKALVQSPYWTRTWTFQEMVLPTDVLFMVYGLLGIIETHLEADYTKDIAQVYREFASTWIDEVKDLNLLLYSQEHYRIARRSPNPIPSWTPDWEGISQKEYDGSPYPNLGVVMATLSIPHYASEQLPASNPHLCDDLSTLVVPGVVAGKVEGVYPCWLSDTSDSDFALHIVQLAIKCKSHRDSQLRPSGWPPGPRLHVFQALFRTIIPNARVHSLSQNRDASLKRSMALCFLVGVLAWAADSECLDWYSIAATYLPQLCIPLGQDFSRAWKEEIFKGYSAEDHMTDWENAAAAMEWTWENVREDVEAVRRYTRAYLGAPLKFVTNNGYLGTVTAAQAGDLVVVLAGCNAPVILRRKGSHYEHVGPCFVVGLMKGEAKQMVDRGEAKIETFEIR